A single Gasterosteus aculeatus chromosome 2, fGasAcu3.hap1.1, whole genome shotgun sequence DNA region contains:
- the clstn1 gene encoding calsyntenin-1 isoform X4 has protein sequence MRFRGNAHFASAVGLVLGLLCAAEAAKVNKHKPWIETTYHGIVTENDDKVLLDPPLIALDKDAPLRYAGEICGFRIHGQNVPFEAVVLDKSTGEGVIRAKDKLDCELQKEHTFTIQAYDCGEGPDGANMKKSHKATVHIQVNDINEYSPVFKEKSYKATVIEGKKYDSILKVEAVDADCSFQFSQICNYEIVTPDVPFTIDKEGFIKNTEKLSYGKERMYKLTVTAYDCGKNRASEDVLVKISIKPTCKPSWQGFNKRIEYEPGTGSLALFPSVHLETCDEPITSIRADIELETNHIGKGCDRDTYSEKSLHKLCGASSGTVELLPAPSSSANWTVGLPTDNGHDSDQVFEFNGTQAIKVPEGLVSTSLKEPFTLSVWMRHGPGAHEKETILCNSDKTEMNRHHYSLYVHNCKLILLLRQDPAEAENYKPAEFHWKLDQACDKEWHHYVLNVEFPTVSLFVDGTTFEPFLVTEDYPMHSSKIQTQLTIGACWQGGNARMAQFFRGNLAGLMIRSGKLENKKVIDCLYTCKEGLDVQLPEEVASAVKVEFNPNQSSMTVEGDDIDAFDKVMQHISYLNSRQFPTPGIRHLRISTTVKCFNEESCVTVPDAEGYVMVLQPEEPKISLSGIDHFARSAAEFESQEGVTLFPELRIVSTITREVEADAESEAAEGADDDPTVQETVVSEEIMHNLDTCEVTVAGDELDGEHEGLELDMSQLQQHGLEMSSSNLGLVVTGVNTMANYEQVLHLIRYKNWHTEALFDRKFKLVCSELNGRYISNDFKVEVNVIHTTNPVEHANNAMVQPNFINPVHHASVDLSGHNLVNAHQASVVPSAATVVIVVCVSFLVFMIILGVFRIRAAHQRTMTDQESGKENEMDWDDSALTITVNPMETYEDQHSSEEEEEEEEEESEDGEEEDDITSAESESSEDEVGAEPEDQQAASRQQQLEWDDSTLTY, from the exons ATGCGGTTCCGAGGGAACGCACACTTTGCATCCGCCGTCGGGCTGGTCCTCGGACTTTTATGTGCGGCGGAGGCAGCCAAAG TCAATAAGCACAAACCATGGATCGAGACGACGTACCACGGGATCGTAACAGAAAACGATGACAAAGTGCTTCTGGACCCTCCTCTGATTGCTCTGGACAAGGACGCTCCTCTACGCTACGCAG GGGAGATTTGCGGCTTCAGGATCCACGGGCAGAATGTCCCCTTCGAGGCAGTGGTCCTGGACAAGTCCACTGGGGAGGGGGTCATCCGAGCCAAGGACAAGCTGGACTGCGAGCTGCAGAAAGAGCACACCTTCACCATCCAAGCCTACGACTGCGGAGAGGGGCCTGATGGCGCCAACATGAAGAAATCCCACAA GGCCACGGTCCACATCCAGGTAAACGACATCAATGAGTACTCACCGGTGTTCAAGGAGAAGTCCTACAAAGCCACCGTTATCGAGGGGAAGAAGTACGACAGCATCCTGAAGGTGGAGGCAGTGGATGCTGACTGCTCCTTCCAGTTCAGCCAAATCTGCAACTACGAGATCGTCACTCCCGATGTGCCCTTCACCATCGACAAAGAGG GCTTCATCAAGAACACAGAGAAGCTGAGCtacggcaaggagcgcatgtACAAGCTGACTGTGACGGCCTACGACTGTGGAAAGAACCGGGCCTCCGAGGACGTTCTGGTCAAGATCAGCATCAAGCCCACTTGCAAACCCAGCTGGCAAG GTTTTAATAAGCGGATCGAATACGAGCCGGGCACAGGTAGCCTGGCTCTTTTCCCCAGTGTACACTTGGAGACGTGCGACGAGCCGATCACGTCCATCCGAGCCGACATTGAGCTGGAAACCAACCACATCGGGAAGGGCTGCGACCGCGATACCTACTCCGAGAAGTCTCTGCACAAGCTGTGTG GAGCCAGCTCCGGCACCGTGGAGCTCCTGCCTGCACCCAGCAGCTCCGCAAACTGGACGGTCGGTCTGCCCACCGACAACGGGCACGACAGCGACCAGGTGTTCGAGTTCAATGGCACCCAGGCCATCAAGGTCCCCGAAGGCCTGGTGAGCACCAGCCTGAAGGAGCCCTTCACCCTCTCGGTGTGGATGAGACATGGCCCCGGGGCCCACGAGAAGGAGACCATCCTGTGCAACTCCGACAAGACAG AGATGAACAGACACCACTACTCGCTGTACGTCCACAACTGCAAGCTGATCCTCCTCCTGCGCCAAGATCCAGCCGAGGCAGAGAACTACAAACCAGCAGAGTTTCACTGGAAGCTCGACCAG GCGTGTGACAAAGAGTGGCATCACTACGTCCTGAATGTGGAGTTCCCCACCGTGTCTCTGTTTGTGGACGGCACTACGTTTGAGCCCTTCCTGGTGACAGAGGACTACCCGATGCACTCCTCCAAGATTCAAACGCAGCTCACCATTGGTGCCTGCTGGCAAG GTGGAAATGCTAGGATGGCTCAGTTTTTCCGGGGGAACCTAGCAGGGCTGATGATCCGCTCTGGCAAGCTGGAGAACAAGAAGGTGATCGACTGTTTATACACCTGCAAGGAAGGACTGGACGTGCAGCTGCCCGAGGAGGTTGCTTCAGCGGTCAAG GTTGAGTTCAATCCCAACCAGTCCTCTATGACCGTGGAGGGCGACGACATTGATGCCTTCGACAAGGTCATGCAACACATCTCCTACTTGAACTCCCGCCAGTTCCCGACCCCTGGCATCAGGCACCTGCGCATCTCCACCACCGTCAA ATGCTTCAACGAAGAGTCCTGCGTCACGGTGCCAGATGCCGAAGGTTACGTGATGGTGCTGCAGCCCGAAGAGCCCAAGATCAGCCTGAGTGGCATTGACCACTTTGCTCGCAGCGCCGCCGAATTCGAGAGCCAGGAAGGCGTGACGCTCTTCCCTGAACTACGCATTGTGAGCACCATCACCCGCGAGGTGGAGGCCGACGCAGAGTCTGAAGCGGCAGAGGGAGCTGATGATGACCCTACGG TCCAAGAGACGGTGGTGTCAGAGGAGATCATGCACAACCTGGACACATGTGAGGTGACGGTGGCGGGAGACGAGCTGGACGGGGAGCACGAGGGCCTGGAGCTGGACATgtcccagctgcagcagcatggCTTAGAAATGAGCTCCTCTAACCTTGGCCTCGTCGTCACCG GTGTGAACACCATGGCCAACTACGAGCAGGTCCTGCACCTTATTCGTTACAAGAACTGGCACACAGAGGCTCTCTTTGACAGGAAATTCAAACTGGTCTGCTCCGAGCTCAACGGTCGCTACATCAGCAATGACTTCAAGGTCGAG GTGAATGTCATCCACACCACCAATCCCGTGGAGCATGCCAACAACGCCATGGTGCAGCCAAACTTCATCAACCCTGTGCATCACGCCTCTGTGGACCTGTCCGGTCACAACCTGGTCAACGCTCACCAGGCCTCAG TGGTACCCAGCGCCGCCACCGTCGTCATCGTGGTGTGCGTCAGCTTCCTGGTGTTTATGATCATCCTGGGCGTGTTCCGCATCCGAGCCGCACACCAGCGTACAATGACCGACCAGGAGAGCGGCAAGGAGAACGAGATGGACTGGGACGACTCGGCCCTCACCATCACCGTCAACCCCATGGAG ACATACGAGGACCAGcacagcagcgaggaggaggaggaagaggaggaggaggagagcgaggatggggaagaggaagatgacATCACCAGCGCTGAGTCAGAGAGCAGCGAGGACGAGGTGGGCGCGGAGCCGGAGGACCAGCAGGCggccagcagacagcagcagctggagtggGACGACTCCACCCTCACTTACTAA
- the clstn1 gene encoding calsyntenin-1 isoform X2 codes for MRFRGNAHFASAVGLVLGLLCAAEAAKVNKHKPWIETTYHGIVTENDDKVLLDPPLIALDKDAPLRYAGEICGFRIHGQNVPFEAVVLDKSTGEGVIRAKDKLDCELQKEHTFTIQAYDCGEGPDGANMKKSHKATVHIQVNDINEYSPVFKEKSYKATVIEGKKYDSILKVEAVDADCSFQFSQICNYEIVTPDVPFTIDKEGFIKNTEKLSYGKERMYKLTVTAYDCGKNRASEDVLVKISIKPTCKPSWQGFNKRIEYEPGTGSLALFPSVHLETCDEPITSIRADIELETNHIGKGCDRDTYSEKSLHKLCGASSGTVELLPAPSSSANWTVGLPTDNGHDSDQVFEFNGTQAIKVPEGLVSTSLKEPFTLSVWMRHGPGAHEKETILCNSDKTEMNRHHYSLYVHNCKLILLLRQDPAEAENYKPAEFHWKLDQACDKEWHHYVLNVEFPTVSLFVDGTTFEPFLVTEDYPMHSSKIQTQLTIGACWQDNSGHDNDTESVSEPTSGGNARMAQFFRGNLAGLMIRSGKLENKKVIDCLYTCKEGLDVQLPEEVASAVKVEFNPNQSSMTVEGDDIDAFDKVMQHISYLNSRQFPTPGIRHLRISTTVKCFNEESCVTVPDAEGYVMVLQPEEPKISLSGIDHFARSAAEFESQEGVTLFPELRIVSTITREVEADAESEAAEGADDDPTVQETVVSEEIMHNLDTCEVTVAGDELDGEHEGLELDMSQLQQHGLEMSSSNLGLVVTGVNTMANYEQVLHLIRYKNWHTEALFDRKFKLVCSELNGRYISNDFKVEVNVIHTTNPVEHANNAMVQPNFINPVHHASVDLSGHNLVNAHQASVVPSAATVVIVVCVSFLVFMIILGVFRIRAAHQRTMTDQESGKENEMDWDDSALTITVNPMETYEDQHSSEEEEEEEEEESEDGEEEDDITSAESESSEDEVGAEPEDQQAASRQQQLEWDDSTLTY; via the exons ATGCGGTTCCGAGGGAACGCACACTTTGCATCCGCCGTCGGGCTGGTCCTCGGACTTTTATGTGCGGCGGAGGCAGCCAAAG TCAATAAGCACAAACCATGGATCGAGACGACGTACCACGGGATCGTAACAGAAAACGATGACAAAGTGCTTCTGGACCCTCCTCTGATTGCTCTGGACAAGGACGCTCCTCTACGCTACGCAG GGGAGATTTGCGGCTTCAGGATCCACGGGCAGAATGTCCCCTTCGAGGCAGTGGTCCTGGACAAGTCCACTGGGGAGGGGGTCATCCGAGCCAAGGACAAGCTGGACTGCGAGCTGCAGAAAGAGCACACCTTCACCATCCAAGCCTACGACTGCGGAGAGGGGCCTGATGGCGCCAACATGAAGAAATCCCACAA GGCCACGGTCCACATCCAGGTAAACGACATCAATGAGTACTCACCGGTGTTCAAGGAGAAGTCCTACAAAGCCACCGTTATCGAGGGGAAGAAGTACGACAGCATCCTGAAGGTGGAGGCAGTGGATGCTGACTGCTCCTTCCAGTTCAGCCAAATCTGCAACTACGAGATCGTCACTCCCGATGTGCCCTTCACCATCGACAAAGAGG GCTTCATCAAGAACACAGAGAAGCTGAGCtacggcaaggagcgcatgtACAAGCTGACTGTGACGGCCTACGACTGTGGAAAGAACCGGGCCTCCGAGGACGTTCTGGTCAAGATCAGCATCAAGCCCACTTGCAAACCCAGCTGGCAAG GTTTTAATAAGCGGATCGAATACGAGCCGGGCACAGGTAGCCTGGCTCTTTTCCCCAGTGTACACTTGGAGACGTGCGACGAGCCGATCACGTCCATCCGAGCCGACATTGAGCTGGAAACCAACCACATCGGGAAGGGCTGCGACCGCGATACCTACTCCGAGAAGTCTCTGCACAAGCTGTGTG GAGCCAGCTCCGGCACCGTGGAGCTCCTGCCTGCACCCAGCAGCTCCGCAAACTGGACGGTCGGTCTGCCCACCGACAACGGGCACGACAGCGACCAGGTGTTCGAGTTCAATGGCACCCAGGCCATCAAGGTCCCCGAAGGCCTGGTGAGCACCAGCCTGAAGGAGCCCTTCACCCTCTCGGTGTGGATGAGACATGGCCCCGGGGCCCACGAGAAGGAGACCATCCTGTGCAACTCCGACAAGACAG AGATGAACAGACACCACTACTCGCTGTACGTCCACAACTGCAAGCTGATCCTCCTCCTGCGCCAAGATCCAGCCGAGGCAGAGAACTACAAACCAGCAGAGTTTCACTGGAAGCTCGACCAG GCGTGTGACAAAGAGTGGCATCACTACGTCCTGAATGTGGAGTTCCCCACCGTGTCTCTGTTTGTGGACGGCACTACGTTTGAGCCCTTCCTGGTGACAGAGGACTACCCGATGCACTCCTCCAAGATTCAAACGCAGCTCACCATTGGTGCCTGCTGGCAAG ACAACTCAGGACATGACAATGACACTGAGTCAGTCTCTGAGCCCACCTCAG GTGGAAATGCTAGGATGGCTCAGTTTTTCCGGGGGAACCTAGCAGGGCTGATGATCCGCTCTGGCAAGCTGGAGAACAAGAAGGTGATCGACTGTTTATACACCTGCAAGGAAGGACTGGACGTGCAGCTGCCCGAGGAGGTTGCTTCAGCGGTCAAG GTTGAGTTCAATCCCAACCAGTCCTCTATGACCGTGGAGGGCGACGACATTGATGCCTTCGACAAGGTCATGCAACACATCTCCTACTTGAACTCCCGCCAGTTCCCGACCCCTGGCATCAGGCACCTGCGCATCTCCACCACCGTCAA ATGCTTCAACGAAGAGTCCTGCGTCACGGTGCCAGATGCCGAAGGTTACGTGATGGTGCTGCAGCCCGAAGAGCCCAAGATCAGCCTGAGTGGCATTGACCACTTTGCTCGCAGCGCCGCCGAATTCGAGAGCCAGGAAGGCGTGACGCTCTTCCCTGAACTACGCATTGTGAGCACCATCACCCGCGAGGTGGAGGCCGACGCAGAGTCTGAAGCGGCAGAGGGAGCTGATGATGACCCTACGG TCCAAGAGACGGTGGTGTCAGAGGAGATCATGCACAACCTGGACACATGTGAGGTGACGGTGGCGGGAGACGAGCTGGACGGGGAGCACGAGGGCCTGGAGCTGGACATgtcccagctgcagcagcatggCTTAGAAATGAGCTCCTCTAACCTTGGCCTCGTCGTCACCG GTGTGAACACCATGGCCAACTACGAGCAGGTCCTGCACCTTATTCGTTACAAGAACTGGCACACAGAGGCTCTCTTTGACAGGAAATTCAAACTGGTCTGCTCCGAGCTCAACGGTCGCTACATCAGCAATGACTTCAAGGTCGAG GTGAATGTCATCCACACCACCAATCCCGTGGAGCATGCCAACAACGCCATGGTGCAGCCAAACTTCATCAACCCTGTGCATCACGCCTCTGTGGACCTGTCCGGTCACAACCTGGTCAACGCTCACCAGGCCTCAG TGGTACCCAGCGCCGCCACCGTCGTCATCGTGGTGTGCGTCAGCTTCCTGGTGTTTATGATCATCCTGGGCGTGTTCCGCATCCGAGCCGCACACCAGCGTACAATGACCGACCAGGAGAGCGGCAAGGAGAACGAGATGGACTGGGACGACTCGGCCCTCACCATCACCGTCAACCCCATGGAG ACATACGAGGACCAGcacagcagcgaggaggaggaggaagaggaggaggaggagagcgaggatggggaagaggaagatgacATCACCAGCGCTGAGTCAGAGAGCAGCGAGGACGAGGTGGGCGCGGAGCCGGAGGACCAGCAGGCggccagcagacagcagcagctggagtggGACGACTCCACCCTCACTTACTAA
- the clstn1 gene encoding calsyntenin-1 isoform X1, with translation MRFRGNAHFASAVGLVLGLLCAAEAAKVNKHKPWIETTYHGIVTENDDKVLLDPPLIALDKDAPLRYAESFEVTLTKEGEICGFRIHGQNVPFEAVVLDKSTGEGVIRAKDKLDCELQKEHTFTIQAYDCGEGPDGANMKKSHKATVHIQVNDINEYSPVFKEKSYKATVIEGKKYDSILKVEAVDADCSFQFSQICNYEIVTPDVPFTIDKEGFIKNTEKLSYGKERMYKLTVTAYDCGKNRASEDVLVKISIKPTCKPSWQGFNKRIEYEPGTGSLALFPSVHLETCDEPITSIRADIELETNHIGKGCDRDTYSEKSLHKLCGASSGTVELLPAPSSSANWTVGLPTDNGHDSDQVFEFNGTQAIKVPEGLVSTSLKEPFTLSVWMRHGPGAHEKETILCNSDKTEMNRHHYSLYVHNCKLILLLRQDPAEAENYKPAEFHWKLDQACDKEWHHYVLNVEFPTVSLFVDGTTFEPFLVTEDYPMHSSKIQTQLTIGACWQDNSGHDNDTESVSEPTSGGNARMAQFFRGNLAGLMIRSGKLENKKVIDCLYTCKEGLDVQLPEEVASAVKVEFNPNQSSMTVEGDDIDAFDKVMQHISYLNSRQFPTPGIRHLRISTTVKCFNEESCVTVPDAEGYVMVLQPEEPKISLSGIDHFARSAAEFESQEGVTLFPELRIVSTITREVEADAESEAAEGADDDPTVQETVVSEEIMHNLDTCEVTVAGDELDGEHEGLELDMSQLQQHGLEMSSSNLGLVVTGVNTMANYEQVLHLIRYKNWHTEALFDRKFKLVCSELNGRYISNDFKVEVNVIHTTNPVEHANNAMVQPNFINPVHHASVDLSGHNLVNAHQASVVPSAATVVIVVCVSFLVFMIILGVFRIRAAHQRTMTDQESGKENEMDWDDSALTITVNPMETYEDQHSSEEEEEEEEEESEDGEEEDDITSAESESSEDEVGAEPEDQQAASRQQQLEWDDSTLTY, from the exons ATGCGGTTCCGAGGGAACGCACACTTTGCATCCGCCGTCGGGCTGGTCCTCGGACTTTTATGTGCGGCGGAGGCAGCCAAAG TCAATAAGCACAAACCATGGATCGAGACGACGTACCACGGGATCGTAACAGAAAACGATGACAAAGTGCTTCTGGACCCTCCTCTGATTGCTCTGGACAAGGACGCTCCTCTACGCTACGCAG AGAGTTTTGAGGTGACCCTTACCAAAGAAG GGGAGATTTGCGGCTTCAGGATCCACGGGCAGAATGTCCCCTTCGAGGCAGTGGTCCTGGACAAGTCCACTGGGGAGGGGGTCATCCGAGCCAAGGACAAGCTGGACTGCGAGCTGCAGAAAGAGCACACCTTCACCATCCAAGCCTACGACTGCGGAGAGGGGCCTGATGGCGCCAACATGAAGAAATCCCACAA GGCCACGGTCCACATCCAGGTAAACGACATCAATGAGTACTCACCGGTGTTCAAGGAGAAGTCCTACAAAGCCACCGTTATCGAGGGGAAGAAGTACGACAGCATCCTGAAGGTGGAGGCAGTGGATGCTGACTGCTCCTTCCAGTTCAGCCAAATCTGCAACTACGAGATCGTCACTCCCGATGTGCCCTTCACCATCGACAAAGAGG GCTTCATCAAGAACACAGAGAAGCTGAGCtacggcaaggagcgcatgtACAAGCTGACTGTGACGGCCTACGACTGTGGAAAGAACCGGGCCTCCGAGGACGTTCTGGTCAAGATCAGCATCAAGCCCACTTGCAAACCCAGCTGGCAAG GTTTTAATAAGCGGATCGAATACGAGCCGGGCACAGGTAGCCTGGCTCTTTTCCCCAGTGTACACTTGGAGACGTGCGACGAGCCGATCACGTCCATCCGAGCCGACATTGAGCTGGAAACCAACCACATCGGGAAGGGCTGCGACCGCGATACCTACTCCGAGAAGTCTCTGCACAAGCTGTGTG GAGCCAGCTCCGGCACCGTGGAGCTCCTGCCTGCACCCAGCAGCTCCGCAAACTGGACGGTCGGTCTGCCCACCGACAACGGGCACGACAGCGACCAGGTGTTCGAGTTCAATGGCACCCAGGCCATCAAGGTCCCCGAAGGCCTGGTGAGCACCAGCCTGAAGGAGCCCTTCACCCTCTCGGTGTGGATGAGACATGGCCCCGGGGCCCACGAGAAGGAGACCATCCTGTGCAACTCCGACAAGACAG AGATGAACAGACACCACTACTCGCTGTACGTCCACAACTGCAAGCTGATCCTCCTCCTGCGCCAAGATCCAGCCGAGGCAGAGAACTACAAACCAGCAGAGTTTCACTGGAAGCTCGACCAG GCGTGTGACAAAGAGTGGCATCACTACGTCCTGAATGTGGAGTTCCCCACCGTGTCTCTGTTTGTGGACGGCACTACGTTTGAGCCCTTCCTGGTGACAGAGGACTACCCGATGCACTCCTCCAAGATTCAAACGCAGCTCACCATTGGTGCCTGCTGGCAAG ACAACTCAGGACATGACAATGACACTGAGTCAGTCTCTGAGCCCACCTCAG GTGGAAATGCTAGGATGGCTCAGTTTTTCCGGGGGAACCTAGCAGGGCTGATGATCCGCTCTGGCAAGCTGGAGAACAAGAAGGTGATCGACTGTTTATACACCTGCAAGGAAGGACTGGACGTGCAGCTGCCCGAGGAGGTTGCTTCAGCGGTCAAG GTTGAGTTCAATCCCAACCAGTCCTCTATGACCGTGGAGGGCGACGACATTGATGCCTTCGACAAGGTCATGCAACACATCTCCTACTTGAACTCCCGCCAGTTCCCGACCCCTGGCATCAGGCACCTGCGCATCTCCACCACCGTCAA ATGCTTCAACGAAGAGTCCTGCGTCACGGTGCCAGATGCCGAAGGTTACGTGATGGTGCTGCAGCCCGAAGAGCCCAAGATCAGCCTGAGTGGCATTGACCACTTTGCTCGCAGCGCCGCCGAATTCGAGAGCCAGGAAGGCGTGACGCTCTTCCCTGAACTACGCATTGTGAGCACCATCACCCGCGAGGTGGAGGCCGACGCAGAGTCTGAAGCGGCAGAGGGAGCTGATGATGACCCTACGG TCCAAGAGACGGTGGTGTCAGAGGAGATCATGCACAACCTGGACACATGTGAGGTGACGGTGGCGGGAGACGAGCTGGACGGGGAGCACGAGGGCCTGGAGCTGGACATgtcccagctgcagcagcatggCTTAGAAATGAGCTCCTCTAACCTTGGCCTCGTCGTCACCG GTGTGAACACCATGGCCAACTACGAGCAGGTCCTGCACCTTATTCGTTACAAGAACTGGCACACAGAGGCTCTCTTTGACAGGAAATTCAAACTGGTCTGCTCCGAGCTCAACGGTCGCTACATCAGCAATGACTTCAAGGTCGAG GTGAATGTCATCCACACCACCAATCCCGTGGAGCATGCCAACAACGCCATGGTGCAGCCAAACTTCATCAACCCTGTGCATCACGCCTCTGTGGACCTGTCCGGTCACAACCTGGTCAACGCTCACCAGGCCTCAG TGGTACCCAGCGCCGCCACCGTCGTCATCGTGGTGTGCGTCAGCTTCCTGGTGTTTATGATCATCCTGGGCGTGTTCCGCATCCGAGCCGCACACCAGCGTACAATGACCGACCAGGAGAGCGGCAAGGAGAACGAGATGGACTGGGACGACTCGGCCCTCACCATCACCGTCAACCCCATGGAG ACATACGAGGACCAGcacagcagcgaggaggaggaggaagaggaggaggaggagagcgaggatggggaagaggaagatgacATCACCAGCGCTGAGTCAGAGAGCAGCGAGGACGAGGTGGGCGCGGAGCCGGAGGACCAGCAGGCggccagcagacagcagcagctggagtggGACGACTCCACCCTCACTTACTAA